The following coding sequences lie in one Methylosinus sp. PW1 genomic window:
- the ahpF gene encoding alkyl hydroperoxide reductase subunit F, translated as MLDAALKTQLQAYFARIVTPTTLRASLDDSEKSTELAELLQEVASISDNISYVRSDDDSRRPSFAIERQGADIGLRFAAIPGGHEFNSFVLALLHVGGHPPKEDEETLARIKALDGEYRFETYFSLTCQNCPEVVQALDTMAALNPRVRHVAIDGGLFPKEVEERGIMAVPAVYLNGEPFQHGRATLEQILDKLDAGAGEKKAAAISAKEPFDVLVVGGGPAGAAAAIYAARKGVRTGIVAERFGGQVQDTAGIENFISVPHTEGPHMAAALERHVAEYSVDVMNGQIASALVPAAEAGGLAELKLANGATLKSKTIILAPGARWRRINVPGETEYMTKGVAYCPHCDGPLFKGKRVAVIGGGNSGVEAAIDLAGLASHVTLLEFDAKLRADGILQEKLRSLPNVTILVSAQTTEILGDGAKVTGLVYRDRESEATRTVELEGVFVQIGLLPNTEWLNGAVTLSPYKEIEIDRRCHTSAPGVFAAGDATTVPYKQIVIAMGEGATAALSAFDHLVRM; from the coding sequence ATGCTGGACGCCGCTCTGAAAACACAGCTGCAGGCCTATTTCGCGCGCATCGTCACGCCCACCACGCTCCGCGCCTCGCTCGACGACAGCGAGAAATCCACAGAGCTCGCCGAGCTGCTGCAGGAGGTCGCGAGCATCTCGGACAATATCTCCTATGTGCGCAGCGACGATGATTCGCGCCGTCCCTCTTTCGCGATCGAGCGCCAGGGCGCCGATATCGGCCTGCGCTTCGCCGCCATTCCGGGCGGTCACGAGTTCAACTCCTTCGTGCTGGCGCTGCTGCATGTCGGCGGCCATCCGCCCAAGGAGGACGAGGAGACTCTCGCGCGCATAAAGGCGCTCGACGGAGAATATCGCTTCGAGACCTATTTCTCGCTCACCTGCCAGAACTGCCCCGAGGTGGTGCAGGCGCTCGACACGATGGCGGCGCTCAATCCGCGCGTGCGCCATGTCGCGATCGACGGCGGCCTCTTCCCCAAGGAGGTGGAGGAGCGCGGCATAATGGCCGTGCCCGCCGTCTATCTGAATGGCGAGCCCTTCCAGCACGGCCGCGCGACGCTGGAGCAGATTCTCGACAAGCTCGACGCCGGCGCCGGCGAGAAGAAAGCGGCCGCCATTTCCGCCAAGGAGCCCTTCGACGTGCTGGTGGTCGGCGGCGGCCCGGCCGGCGCGGCGGCGGCGATCTACGCCGCGCGCAAGGGCGTGCGCACCGGCATTGTCGCCGAGCGTTTCGGCGGCCAGGTGCAGGACACGGCGGGGATCGAGAATTTCATCTCGGTTCCGCATACGGAAGGCCCGCATATGGCCGCCGCGCTGGAGCGTCACGTCGCAGAATATTCGGTCGATGTGATGAACGGCCAGATCGCCTCGGCGCTGGTTCCAGCGGCGGAGGCGGGCGGTCTCGCGGAGCTGAAGCTCGCCAATGGCGCGACGCTCAAATCGAAGACGATCATTCTGGCGCCGGGCGCGCGCTGGCGGCGCATCAATGTGCCGGGCGAGACCGAATATATGACGAAAGGCGTCGCCTATTGCCCGCATTGCGACGGGCCTCTGTTCAAAGGCAAGCGCGTGGCGGTGATCGGCGGCGGCAATTCCGGCGTGGAGGCGGCGATCGATCTCGCCGGCCTCGCCTCGCATGTCACCTTGCTCGAGTTCGACGCGAAGCTGCGCGCCGACGGAATCTTGCAGGAGAAACTGCGCTCGCTGCCCAATGTGACGATTCTCGTCTCGGCGCAGACGACCGAGATTCTCGGCGACGGCGCCAAGGTGACGGGGCTCGTCTATCGCGACCGCGAGAGCGAGGCGACACGCACTGTCGAGCTGGAAGGCGTGTTCGTGCAAATCGGCCTGCTGCCCAACACGGAATGGCTGAATGGCGCGGTGACGCTCTCGCCCTATAAGGAAATCGAGATCGACCGCCGCTGCCACACATCCGCGCCGGGCGTGTTCGCGGCCGGCGACGCGACCACCGTTCCCT